The genomic segment GGCCAAAAGAAGATTTTGACTCGCAGGACAGCAGGCTCCGCTGGCAGCAGTTCCTTAGAACGCGGGATGTCTTGGCAGGTTCCAGGTTTCAGAGACATAGACATTCTCGCTCATCAACAAGAGAGTTTTCTCCCTGCAATGCTGGACCATCCAACTTGGCCAGTGCAGGATAGAGAATAAAAGGATGATTATTTAGTGCTTAATACACAGTGATGTTAATATCTATATACTAACATGTTAATAACTATACGCTAATTATTTCTGGTAGATAACCCAGAAATAATTTTGGAGGcataaagtgaatttttttaatggaaaaagactttagttcaggaaaaaaaaatacacacacacacacacacacacacacacacatatacaccaaAGGGCAAAGGATcatatgaggaaaaaagaaacgtTCATCACTCACAAGTCCATGGGGGTGCTTCTTGTGCCTCTCAGGCTGGGGGTGTACGTTGCTGCATTTGAACACTTCACCTGTCTCACCCTGTCCAGCACATGATTGGATGTATGTGAACTAAAGATTTGCCATCAAATACATGTTTTTTATTGTTACAAAGAGAGATGTCAAGctcatctttaaaaatctataggcattttattttattttattttattttattattttattttattttattttattattttattttattttattttattttattttattttattttttgagaagacGTGGGTCGAGCATGGAAGTGGAGGCAGACGTCTGCCAGGCGCAGTGAGGGGTGgagagcagggctgtgtcctCGGGCAGCTGCAGTGCAGGGAGGAGATTCGACCCTTCGTGGCGTTTCTTTTGCAAGTTTGAAAGGGCTTGAAGTGGGCAGCTCCGAGCGCCGTGCGGCTGGGATGGGGAGCCGTCCCCCATGGGGGCTTATGTGGCTAGCAGCGGTTTGTTCTAGGCAGTGAGGGACTGCAGAGTGCATGTGAGGGCTGGAGGGTCCCAAGTCACAAGAAGGCACTCTTCTTAACCTTCTTTCATGAGAAGTTTAAGTGTTATGGTGTAAATTTTgtccccctccccaaattcataggtggagtcctaacccccaggacctcagactgtgactgcatttggagataagGCTTTAATGAGGTGATTAAGGTCAAACGAGGTCACCAGGGTGGGCCCTCATCCAGTAGGACCAGCAACCCTGCAAGAGAGgcgattaggacacagacacacatggagGGAAGATGAAGTGAGGACACAAAGAAGATGGCCGTCTACACGCAGATGAGAGAGGCCTCCGGAGGTACCaactccttgatcttggactcccagccCACAGAGCTGGGAGGAGTCCGCTTCTGTTGTTTAGGCCGCCCAGTCTGTGGCACTTTGCTGTGGTGGCCCTGGCAAACTAATACAGTAAGCGTTCCAAAAGTCGTGGCAATTGGAGCACTAAAATTGTAAGGACAGTGATGGTCACTTCAAGGCAACTGAGGTGGCCTGAGGGTCCCACGAGGTGATGATCAGACCTGGAGCGAGAACCAGTGTCCGTCCGTTGTGTTACGTCCGCCACCCCCTCCTGTGACGCCCCTCATCCTACAGATTTCCCTGAAGAACACACGCTTGTCAAGGTGTAGCTCACTCTACATTTCCTTTCTCAGTCATAGCCTTTGGCTAAGTCATGATGCTACTTTTAGTGACTCATTTGTTTTCACATGTcacagagtagcccctgattTAAAAAACTATGAAAGTTTCAAAACagaggaaacagatattccattAGTGACAATCTGTACCTCTACAACTATCAGTATCAGGCGTCCCAGGTCAGACCTGGAGAGAGGAGGGTGTGATTTAGATACTGCGCTGAAACAAACGAACAGACAGaaaccaattttttttcctgacaattTATGGACACGGCTAGGGGACTTACTGAGAATGGTTCTAAACTTCTACCTTGAAAAATACCATGGGATGAGTATGAAAACACTGTAAATTCCTTAATAACGTAAAGTTGTTAATATCTAGAATTTCCAGGTCCAAGAACAAACTTTGTTTAAAAGACGTGAGCAAAGAGGTCACCCCTGAATGGCCTTTCCAATTTCCATCCTTTCTAGCAAAACTGTGCTTCCCTACACAGTGGGTGCTGATTgagttaaatttttgttttaattttgccaATTTGATAGGCAAAAATAGCATCTTTTTCTTGAAACTCTTAGGACTTTGAACcctcttaattaattaattattattattattttttacaatttatttatttattggctgctttgggtctttattgctgcacacgggctttctctaactgcagtGAGAGGggtgcaggcctctcattgctgtggcttctcttgctgcggagtacaggctctaggtgcgcaggcttcagtaattgcggcactcgggctcagtagttgtggcacacaggcttagttactccatggcatgtgggatcttccccgaccagggattgaacccgtgtcccctgcattggcgggcagattcttaaccactgcgccaccagggaagtcctgaacccTCTTTTAAACTATAGTTCTATCAGCCGTTTGATTCGTGTGTGTATGAATGATAgatctctgtcttctccttgtttttctaacattgtgtttcttttcatctttccatgAGTTTTGAGATATATATTCATAGACTTGTTGTAAACCTTTTGTCAAGTTTGCcaaaaatgttaatttcaagTTGTCATTCGTATTCCAATTTTGTTGACGGTGATCTTAGTACCAAAGTTTGCTGTCATAATTCTACTGATGTTTGTATCCACAGTGTGAACATCTCAGCCCTCGTCATAGATATTATAGAACTTTCAAGGTTTCTTTTCATTCAGAAGTAATCAGGAATTAATTTTAAGATAATGTGCAGAGTTAGATATCTAACCgttttttcctcaaaatatctTGGCCATTTCTCTCACACtacatgttgaataaataatGCTTTTTAGATGGGCCATTTGTATAATATATTAAGTTATTATACTTACCTGTGTTCATTTCTCGAATTTATATCCAGTTTTACTGATCCTTCTTTCTGTCCGTGAACTAATgccacacagtttttttttttttaagaacttttattgagatacagttaacagacaataaatagcatatatttagagtgtacagtttggtatcccaatctcccaattcattcccccccaaccctccccactttccccacttggtgtccatgtgcttgttctctacatctgtgtctctatttccgccttgcaaaccggttgatttgtaccatttttctatagtctgcatatatgtgttaatatacggtatttgtttttctctttctgactcacttcactctggatgacagtctctaggtccatccatgtctctacaaatgtcccagtttcgttcctttttacagctgagtaatattccattgtatgtatgtaccacatcttctttatccattcatctgttgatggacatttaggttgcttccatgtcctggctattgtaaacagtgctgcaatgaacattggagtgcatgtgtctttttgaattatcgtgttctctgggtatatgcccagcagtgggattgctgggtcatatgggaactctatttttagttttgcaaggaacctccatactgttctccatagtggctgtgtcaatttacattcccaccaacagtgcaagagggttcccttttctccacaccctctccagcatttactgttggtagattttctgatgatgcccattctaactggtgtgaggtgataccttattgtcgttttgatttgcatttctctaataattagtgatgttgagcagcttttcatgttccccttggccatctgtatgtcttctttggagaaatgcctatttaggtcttctgcccatttttggattgggttgctcgtttttttgatattgagctggatgaactgtttctatattttggagattaatcctttgttgattcgtttgcaaatattttctcccattctgagggttttctttttgtcttgcttatagtttcctttgctgtgcagaagctttgaaatttcattaggtcccacttatttatttttgtttttatttccattactctagggggtggatcaaaaaagatcttgctgtgatttgcgtcgaagagtgttcttcctatgttttcctccaggagttttatagtgtctggccttacatttaggtctttaatccatttggagtttatttttgtgtctggtgttagggagtgttctaatttcattctttcacatgtagctgtccagttttctcagcaccacttactgaagaggccgtcttttctccaatgtatatccttggctcctttgtcatagattaattgactgtagtttatctctgggctttctatcctgtttcattgatctatatttctgtttttgtgccagtaccatactgtcttgatcactgtagccttgtagcatagcctgaagtcaggaagcctgattccaccaattccgtctttccttctcaagattgctttggctattcgggattttttgcatttccatataaattgtaaaatttcttgttctagttctgtgaaaaatgccattggtaatttggtagggattgcgttgaatctgtaaattgctttgggtggtacggtcattttcacaatgttgattcttccaatccaggaacatggtatgtccctccatctgtttgtgtcgtctttgatttctttcattagtgtcttatagttttctgagtacaggttttttacctccttggttaggtttattcctaggtattttattctttttgttgcaatggtgaatgggattgtttccttaatttctctttctgatctttcattgttagtgtatagaaatgaaagagatttcttgccacacagtttttttttaaataaatttatttatttatttacttgtttatttatttatttatttatttattttattggctatgttgggtcttcgttgctgcacatgggctttctctagttgcgaagagtgggggctactcttcattgtggtgcatgggcttctcattgcagtggcctctcttgttgtggagcacgggccctaggcctgtgggctttagtagttgcagcacatgggctcaatagttgtggctcacgggctctagagcacaggctctacagttgtggtacatgggctttgttgctccacggcatgtgggatcttcctggggcagggatcgaacccgtgtcccctgcattggcaggcggattcttacccactgcgccacctaggaagtccgccacACAGTTTTAATCACTGTAGTTTCATATTATTTATGGTAGAATGGTAGATCAATTTGCATTACTCTTCtctctaaaatatttcaaaacttttattCCTTTACATGGATTTTAGATTCAGGTTTGCAATTTGGGGGAAATATTCCATTGGAAAGTTGATTAAATAGCTTGAACTCTTAGGTTAACTtaagattattaaatatttatgatgtTGAAAACTTTGCAGGAATATCACACATCTATTTATTCAAGTCATTTTTTTCAATGTCCCAgagtcaggatttttttttaaaatgtgactttaacatgttccttctatttttctcattggGTTGCTGGTTCATAGGAAAGCTACTGTGCTTTTGAGCACGTGTTCACCCCCAGCTTTTGCATGAACGGCAGGTAGAGTCTGCACAAGTGGCTGGTGGAGTTACTGCCATCATGCTGGCCTCATGCGGTGGCCATGGTGGGAGCTGCACTGCTGTCTGTGTGACCTCCTGGGAGGACTTGTTCTTGCTGAGGGCTTTTCCGGGGCAGAATCTGGTCACTCCTGTCTCTGGCATTTGCAGATGGTAAGCATTGAGGCCCTGACCCAGTTTCCTAAGAGCCAGCCCTGCTGGTGGGTGGCCCCTGGCTCgccctgggggaggtgggggccttCTATCAGGTGCCACCTTGTAGGCACCTGGAGAGGAGGGGGCGGAGTCAGGTCTCAGCTCACCTGTCATGCAGGTGCCCTGGCCTGGGTTCACCTGGCTCTTCTAGGGAGCGTGGGCTGGCACTGTGGTCACTCAGAGCCCCTCTGGCCTGGGCAGGGACGGCTGCATTGGCTCATGGAGCCCAGAGCAGGACTGTGGTGCAGGCAAGTAAGGGCAGcaccagcccagcccctcccagggtcGCCGTCCTGGAAGGACCCCGACGGTGGCTCCATCCGTGCGAGTGTGATGCTACGGTGGGAGCTCGGGGGCCATCCACCCCTCCCAACACCCAGAGTGTTTCAGGCCCGTGGGCCAGGCTGGGAGAGGCTGCGGGCTCGTAGTTGTTGGTTGGCAGGACCTGGTGACCCACAGCGAGGGAGGGGCCGGACCCTCCTCCTCGGACGGGCTTCCTGGGGTGGCCGAGGGGTTCGGAGGGCACTGGGTGAGCCGTGGTGCAAggcgaggggagggaggggaggaccgTGGGGTAGGAGGGGTCTGGCAGGAAAAGCTCAGGGGGTGGTCCCAACCTGGGATCCGGATGGGGGGTGCTGGCCTGTGGAGGGAAGAGAACAAGGTCAGGTTCTAGGGCCTCTGTCCATTCATTCTGAAGAAGACCCGTCATCGCACACGTGGTGCACGGCCACGGGCACCCCCTTGCCTCCTGCCGTCCAGTGCACATCCTGCCAGGCCTCCTGCTTGCTATGACCCAGCCCAAGACCCCAACCGCCCCTTGgctgtccctcccctccctctgctcctgccaCACGCCTCCCCGtaacctcctccaggcagcctccctggctgcactcccCTGCTCTAGGCTCCCCTCTTCCCTGCAGCCTTGTCTCTAATAAATTACTGGATGGACTGCAGTGGCTCCGGGTAACCGTGCAGGAGCGGAGAACGTCTGACTCACTTTACGTGCATTCTGGACTCCCAGGACAGGGCCTGGCCCTCAGGGCGCAGGGGAGAGGCCGGCGCATCCCGCTGTCTCCTCCTGGATGTGTGACCTCGGCCTTGTTTATGAACCACTCTGAGCCTCGGTGTCCACATCCGCAGGATGGAGACGGCGATCTCCATCGTGTTACAGGGGCTTCGTGAGCTCTGGCAGGTGAGGCATCCGGCACCAACCTGACCGTATTGAGCGCCCGGCGGAGGCTGGCCAGGTTTTTAGTTGCTCTTGTTTTAAGGTGGCTGTTGCTAGTTGCGGGGGGGCAGGGGACGGCTCCCCAGCTCCTCCCGGCCCTGCTCTCGGGGTTGCAGGGGAGATGGCTGGAGGGCAGCCCTCACCATCGAGGTGGAAGACAGGGCCTTCCTGCAGCTGGAAGCTGGAAACAGACTCAAGATACTGCCCCAGGCACCGGGGGTCCCCTGGCATTCTTCTGGTTGAAACGAGAGGGGCTGGTGCTCAGGGGCCGGGAACCCAGGGCTCGTCTCAGATGTGGCCCCTCCTCCTGGCAGCCCTCCTTGAAAGGGTGCGTCAGGCCTGTCCCCTTGGGCAAGGCCCCCAGAGGGTCCCCCAGTCCCGAAGCCCGGCCAGTCTTCAGGACCACGTTCCCCCTGCCCGGCACAGCCTCCCCCCCTCCACTCTGTCCCCCGGGACCCCATCTTTTCCCCAAGGCACTTCCACTTTCTAAGCCCGACCTGACTCTGTGACCTCCACATTCGTGGCTGCTCTGTCCTGCTCAGGACAGCGGGTGTGGAAGATGTCGCGCCCACAGCCCCCACCCGCACCGGGCAGCTAGCACCTAGCCAGCAGTGCCCCCAGGCTGGTggcctccctgccttcctggaaGCGGACGCGGAGGATAAGGCTGCTGTCCTCGGTGCTGACGCAGAGCAGGAGCGCAGAGCGGCCTCCCTGGAGTGCGGACCCGGCAGGTGATTGGCCGGCTCCTtcctccgcccccgccccgccccgccccccgggggAGGACGTCTCTTCCTGCACCCGCATCCCCAGGGCCAGCCCAGGGCAAGGgcgtccccccctcccccgccccccagcaggACCCAGGCCGGAGGGGCTGGGCTACTCACAGGAGCCTCGGTACTGCCTCGGAGCCCCGCTGGATGGACGCTGACATTTAGTCCTTTGCACACCCCGTCTCCTCTGGGGACAGACAAAGGGCCTTCCTTACCTGTGGTCATCCTCCTAACTGTCCGTCTCCCGGCCCCCAGCCTGCTGCCGGCTCAGGCTCTGCTGCAGGGGGACATTGGGGGCGCCCCTAACTGgggtccccacctcctcccaggctcTCGGCCCCCTGGGCTTGGGAGGGTCACGCagccaggggagggggctggctcaCGGGGTCCgggatggggctggaggggctggagggccgGAGTGAGGAACTGGgggcccccagcctcccagaGAGGGTTGGACCCAGTCTGTTCTTGGCTGGCAGCTTCAGGTCTCAGGGTGGGGGACCCGGGCCTGGCTGTCCCCAGTCACCTGGGCTCCAAGCATACAGCAAGCCTTAGGCGCCCCACCTCGTGCCCCTGCCCTGGGGGCTTCAGTTTCTcagctggggagagggtgggctgtgTGCCGACGGACGCGGGGACTGCCAGGGCCGCAGCATGGCACCTGTGCCGCGACTGTCGACCAGGCCGTGGGTGTGTCATTGCAACTGGCACAGCTCATGGCCCCTGTGATCGTCCCGACTGACCGGCCAGAGCTGGAAGTGCAGCCCCACCCAGGGCTCGCCAGCCTCTGGGGCAGGAAGGGTGTGGGCAGCCCAGGAGGGGGCAGCTGTGTGTGTCCTTCCTGCTGGCCCCTCCTCGTAAAGCTTCAGAGGCTCTGAAGTTCAGCCTTCGACCTCACAGGGCAGGGCCTTGGGCCCCCAGCTCATGCCACGTGTTCCTCTGGTTCTGACCACTGGTCCGTCCCTTGGGAGGCCCTGAGAGCTGCAGGGAGCACCCTTACGTCCAGAACAAGACGCACTCCATGTCCTTGTCCCGGGTCCACAGGGAGTGGAGAGCGAGCCTCAGGGGGTCTTCCAGGGAAACCAGGTGTGTGTGGCTGGCGGCCAGCTGGACGGTCAGCCAGCATCCCCCCACCTGCAGGGGTGCAGGCACAGGGGCGGGTGAGGGTCCGGGGCCACGTAGCCCCCAGAGCCCCCAGACATGGCTCTTGGGGCCCAGCATCAGCGCCGAGTGCTGTCGGGAAGGTCACGGACCCCCAGTGGTGCCTGCCCGTGGGCCCCAGCCTGGGGAGGAGTGGTCTACCTCCTCGCCGCCGTCTCACCCTCTCCTAGACTTCCTTCAGCTTCTCCTGTATCTGGTCCAGGCACCGTCCACCATGGGCTCCACACGCACTGGCTGagtccagggagggagagggacgcCTTGGAACTGCGCCAGCCCAGCACGGCgatgggtggggggcaggcgggGTCAGATGGGCAGGAGCAACTCTgagcccctcctcacccccagggcCGACCCCTCCTGTTGTCCCAGCAGTGACACCGCCAGTGCTCGGCCAGGCCCCCGGGGCCCCTCTCCTCGGCGCCTGAGCGCCGGCCTCTGCGGCTGGACCGCAGCTTTGCCTGGAGGCACAGGAGAGTGTGGACTCTGCTCCCGCCTGGGGGATGGACACACCGCTCCCTTCCTATCCTGCCCCTCTCCTGCCCAACTGCCCCGAGCGCCACCTCCACATGACACTTGTATCCACGTCCTCGTCCCAGGGCTGAGCTGCAAGGTTACCTTCCGGGCGTCAAACCTGGCTACACCGGCACTTCTCCTGGAGTCTTCTGGGCCCCAGCCAGGCCCAGGCCGAGGGTCAGCTGAAGGAGGGGCCCTCTCTCCAGGGCCATGACCGCAGGGCcccagagggaggagaggcagggcagCCAGTGTCCTTTCTTTTTGTCCGTCCTCCAGGGACCACTTGCTGCCTTCCCAGCTGTCCCAGCCAGACTCCCAGAAAATTCCAGAATCATCCCCACAGGGATGACGGCTGCTGTGCTACAAGCCTGTGTTTATAGGAGTAAAGGATGTCATTTGGCCTGGCGCTGAGGCTGTTGGGGCAGTTTGACCACATTGCTCCATCCTGGGAGCCTGTGGGAGGGGTGTCCGCTCATCCCTGGGGCCCAGCTGCCCCCTCCGGGCCTGCGCACCTCCTGGGggcatctgtccatccatcctccACAGCCAGAGAGGCAAggacaccctccccctcccctcctgctgccctgggGGCTGTGGTGGGCGTG from the Hippopotamus amphibius kiboko isolate mHipAmp2 chromosome 2, mHipAmp2.hap2, whole genome shotgun sequence genome contains:
- the LOC130843930 gene encoding LOW QUALITY PROTEIN: beta-lactoglobulin (The sequence of the model RefSeq protein was modified relative to this genomic sequence to represent the inferred CDS: substituted 1 base at 1 genomic stop codon) translates to MALERGPLLQLTLGLGLAGAQKTPGEVPVXPGKAAVQPQRPALRRRGEGPRGPGRALAVSLLGQQEGSALGVGGCWLTVQLAASHTHLVSLEDPLRLALHSLWTRDKDMECVLFWTGDGVCKGLNVSVHPAGLRGSTEAPGGRSALLLCVSTEDSSLILRVRFQEGREATSLGALLARRMPGDPRCLGQYLESVSSFQLQEGPVFHLDVCQGHHSKVPQTGRPKQQKRTPPSSVGWESKIKELVPPEASLICV